In Euphorbia lathyris chromosome 10, ddEupLath1.1, whole genome shotgun sequence, a single genomic region encodes these proteins:
- the LOC136209806 gene encoding nudix hydrolase 25: MDGLPSGYRPNVGVCLINADNLIFVASRLNVPGAWQMPQGGIEDGEEPRAAAVRTLQEDTGIKSAEIIAEVPNWLTYDFPPAVKAKVNRLWGGEWHGQAQKWFLMRMMQDDSEINMGENAEMDPEFSEWKWASSEEVIEQAVEYKRPTYEEVVKTFRSHLSENGITAKCKSSKW; the protein is encoded by the exons ATGGATGGTCTGCCTTCTGGTTATCGCCCCAACGTTGGCGTCTGTCTCATCAACGCTGATAACCTG ATTTTTGTGGCATCTAGATTGAACGTTCCAGGAGCATGGCAGATGCCTCAG gGTGGTATAGAAGATGGCGAAGAGCCTAGAGCTGCAGCTGTTAGAACATTGCAAGAAGACACGGGGATAAAATCTGCCGAAATTATTGCTGAG GTACCAAATTGGCTAACTTATGACTTTCCTCCTGCTGTGAAGGCCAAAGTCAATCGTCTTTGGGGAGGTGAATGGCATGGGCAGGCACAGAAATG GTTTCTCATGAGAATGATGCAAGACGACAGTGAGATTAACATGGGAGAGAATGCTGAAATGGATCCGGAATTTTCAGAGTGGAAGTGGGCGAGCTCCGAGGAAGTTATTGAGCAG GCTGTGGAATACAAGAGGCCAACCTACGAGGAAGTTGTGAAAACCTTCAGGTCTCACTTAAGTGAGAATGGAATTACAGCTAAATGTAAATCATCAAAGTGGTGA